Proteins encoded by one window of Candidatus Methylomirabilota bacterium:
- a CDS encoding TRAP transporter substrate-binding protein, producing MSLRQGRVILVLALTTLLVATAPWPAAAQTIALKGAVQFNDDHAFNRALLKFEELVKKYYGRPVNFVLHRNGELGLEKDYFAYMSQGISVDYAIVAPSHMSTFSKGAPLMDMPFLFRDLAHWNKVLDSDALQPIADEVAKKADVMLIGYAGGGVRNIIAKKPVRNMEELRGLSIRVMGAPIQTRMFQAITAAPTVIAYNEVYNAIQTGVIQGAENESAGMEQMKFYEVGPEISLTQHAITIRPICISGKTFRKLPTELQAAVLKAGKEAGAYGRQVESTEDQQRLDRLQKEGKLRTHPFTERAKLLELAEPVKQAYAKEIGAEAVLARINAVK from the coding sequence ATGAGCCTTCGCCAGGGACGAGTCATCCTCGTGCTCGCTCTCACCACCCTGCTGGTGGCCACCGCCCCGTGGCCAGCCGCCGCCCAGACGATCGCCCTCAAGGGGGCGGTGCAGTTCAACGACGACCACGCCTTCAACCGGGCCCTTCTCAAGTTCGAGGAGCTGGTCAAGAAGTACTACGGCCGGCCGGTCAACTTCGTGCTGCACCGGAACGGCGAGCTGGGACTCGAGAAGGACTACTTCGCCTACATGAGCCAGGGCATCTCGGTCGATTACGCGATCGTGGCGCCGTCGCACATGTCGACCTTCTCCAAGGGCGCGCCGCTCATGGACATGCCGTTCCTCTTCCGCGACCTCGCCCACTGGAACAAGGTGCTGGACAGCGATGCCCTTCAGCCCATCGCCGACGAGGTGGCCAAGAAAGCCGACGTCATGCTGATCGGGTACGCCGGCGGCGGCGTGCGTAACATCATCGCCAAGAAGCCGGTCCGCAACATGGAGGAGCTCCGCGGGTTGAGCATCCGGGTGATGGGGGCGCCGATCCAGACCCGCATGTTCCAGGCGATCACCGCGGCGCCCACCGTCATCGCCTACAACGAGGTCTACAACGCCATCCAGACCGGCGTGATCCAGGGCGCCGAGAACGAGAGCGCCGGGATGGAGCAGATGAAGTTCTACGAGGTGGGTCCCGAGATCTCGCTGACCCAGCACGCCATCACGATCCGGCCCATCTGCATCAGCGGCAAGACGTTCCGCAAGCTGCCGACCGAGCTCCAGGCCGCCGTCCTGAAGGCCGGGAAGGAGGCGGGAGCCTACGGCCGCCAGGTCGAGTCGACCGAGGACCAGCAGCGCCTGGACCGGCTCCAGAAGGAAGGCAAGCTGCGCACCCACCCGTTCACGGAACGGGCCAAGCTCCTGGAGCTGGCCGAGCCGGTGAAGCAGGCTTACGCCAAGGAGATCGGGGCCGAGGCCGTCCTGGCCCGCATCAACGCCGTCAAGTAG
- a CDS encoding Ldh family oxidoreductase: MAVRVPVEALREFSVRAFEAVGVPRPDAEVTADSMIQASLRGEGDHGMRLCAIWVHKIRDGGTNPLTPLEVVREAPATALLDAHDGIGAVAATRAMDMAIGKAREIGIGWVGVRNSNSCGSAKFYAMKALPHRMIGIALTNGVPLVVPPGGLDARTGTNPIAIAAPAKSEHPVVLDMATAAIAFERLRVYASRGEKIPVGWAIDREGNPVEDPSRVNEGGFLKGGALLPLGGYKGFGLSVMVNVLTGVLMGGAYMAGLSEFAPHDTPERDSFALGAINIDHFIPYEEFVERMDDLIRATKDCTLAPGVQQIYLPGERGFQRERARRQAGMPLDGPTADALRAIARELDLPPVPGL, translated from the coding sequence ATGGCGGTGAGAGTCCCCGTGGAGGCGCTCCGAGAGTTTTCCGTCCGGGCCTTCGAGGCCGTGGGCGTGCCGCGTCCCGATGCTGAAGTGACCGCGGACTCGATGATTCAGGCGAGCCTTCGCGGCGAAGGCGACCACGGCATGCGGCTCTGCGCCATCTGGGTGCACAAGATCCGCGACGGGGGAACCAATCCCCTCACGCCGCTCGAGGTCGTCCGCGAGGCGCCGGCGACCGCGCTGCTGGACGCCCACGACGGCATCGGCGCCGTGGCGGCCACCCGCGCGATGGACATGGCCATCGGCAAGGCGCGCGAGATCGGCATCGGCTGGGTCGGGGTTCGCAACTCGAACAGCTGCGGCAGCGCGAAGTTCTACGCGATGAAGGCCCTGCCCCACCGGATGATCGGCATCGCCCTGACCAACGGCGTGCCGCTCGTGGTGCCGCCGGGCGGCCTGGACGCCAGGACCGGCACCAATCCGATCGCCATCGCGGCGCCGGCCAAGAGCGAGCACCCGGTGGTGCTGGACATGGCCACCGCCGCCATCGCCTTCGAGCGGCTTCGCGTCTACGCCAGCCGTGGCGAGAAGATCCCGGTCGGCTGGGCCATCGACCGGGAAGGGAATCCCGTCGAGGATCCTAGCCGGGTGAACGAGGGGGGCTTTCTCAAGGGAGGCGCGCTCCTGCCCCTGGGCGGCTACAAGGGGTTCGGGTTGTCGGTCATGGTGAACGTCCTCACCGGGGTCCTGATGGGCGGCGCCTACATGGCAGGGCTCAGCGAGTTCGCTCCCCACGACACGCCGGAACGGGACAGCTTCGCGCTCGGCGCCATCAACATCGACCACTTCATCCCCTACGAGGAGTTCGTCGAGCGGATGGACGATCTCATCCGGGCGACCAAGGATTGCACTCTCGCCCCCGGCGTCCAGCAGATCTACCTGCCGGGCGAGCGGGGCTTCCAGCGAGAACGCGCGCGGCGTCAGGCCGGGATGCCGCTGGACGGGCCCACGGCGGACGCGCTGCGGGCGATCGCGCGAGAGCTGGACCTCCCGCCGGTCCCCGGCCTGTAG
- a CDS encoding nitroreductase/quinone reductase family protein, translated as MTGDAETDPLYLYLTTTGRRTGQPREIEIWFTEHDGHHYVIAEHRERAQWVRNARADPRVRWRVGDATFTGRARIIEARPEPELSAAVQARSVAKYGWGNGLVVELTPDPPAA; from the coding sequence GTGACGGGCGACGCCGAGACCGACCCGCTGTACCTCTACCTCACGACGACCGGACGCCGCACCGGCCAGCCGCGCGAGATCGAGATCTGGTTCACCGAGCACGACGGGCACCACTACGTCATCGCCGAGCACCGCGAGCGCGCGCAGTGGGTCCGCAACGCCAGGGCCGACCCGCGGGTCCGCTGGCGGGTCGGGGACGCCACGTTCACAGGCCGCGCCCGAATCATCGAGGCCAGGCCGGAGCCCGAGCTGAGCGCGGCGGTTCAGGCCCGGTCGGTGGCGAAATACGGCTGGGGGAACGGTCTCGTCGTCGAGCTGACGCCCGATCCACCGGCGGCGTAG
- a CDS encoding endonuclease/exonuclease/phosphatase family protein, producing MMRVGIRLLLLALLPLAGSTPAMAQPPLKYVSYNILHGGALSGLSGDAQDLDRRLELAVQELRLLDPDIIGLQEASVNRWRGNVAARLADALGFHYVRGTALFRLFPFEWFNGFVAWLMNLSEGPAIVSRFPIIDWEQYDLPRCNGWYDPRVLLYATLETPWGRVTVASTHTTRGFCEAPRVIDILQARRGLLPTVLMGDFNATEGSTAISALIERAGFVDTFRAANPGDPGPTVWQRVYASTPTVSRRVDFVFMMPGSEVPGRVLASRVVLNSPGRLDDGRVLWPSDHYGVFTELEVFPGSAGRDGSYSRPG from the coding sequence ATGATGAGAGTCGGAATCCGGCTGCTCCTGCTCGCCCTGCTGCCGCTGGCGGGGAGCACCCCGGCGATGGCCCAGCCTCCCCTCAAGTACGTGAGCTACAACATCCTCCACGGCGGCGCCCTCTCCGGACTTTCCGGCGACGCGCAGGACCTGGACCGCCGCCTGGAGCTGGCCGTCCAGGAGCTGCGCCTGCTGGACCCCGACATCATCGGGCTGCAGGAAGCCTCGGTGAACCGGTGGCGGGGCAACGTGGCCGCCCGTCTGGCCGACGCTCTCGGGTTTCACTACGTGCGCGGAACCGCTCTCTTCCGCCTCTTTCCCTTCGAGTGGTTCAACGGCTTCGTGGCCTGGCTCATGAACCTCAGCGAGGGCCCGGCCATCGTCAGCCGGTTTCCCATCATCGACTGGGAACAATATGACCTGCCCCGCTGCAACGGCTGGTACGACCCCCGGGTGCTGCTCTACGCCACCCTCGAGACGCCGTGGGGGCGGGTGACGGTCGCCTCCACCCACACCACCCGCGGCTTCTGCGAGGCGCCGCGCGTCATCGACATCCTGCAGGCCCGGCGGGGGCTTCTGCCCACTGTCCTCATGGGCGACTTCAATGCCACGGAGGGCTCGACGGCCATCAGCGCCCTCATCGAGCGCGCCGGGTTCGTGGACACCTTCCGCGCCGCGAACCCCGGAGACCCCGGACCCACCGTGTGGCAGCGCGTCTATGCCTCGACCCCGACGGTGTCGCGCCGGGTGGATTTCGTGTTCATGATGCCGGGGTCGGAGGTCCCGGGCCGGGTCCTCGCCAGCCGCGTGGTGCTGAACTCTCCCGGCCGACTCGACGACGGTCGGGTGCTGTGGCCGTCGGACCACTACGGGGTGTTCACGGAGCTGGAGGTGTTCCCGGGATCAGCCGGCCGGGACGGCTCCTACTCCCGCCCCGGTTGA
- the moaA gene encoding GTP 3',8-cyclase MoaA, which yields MPYLDAPRPTMDTLGRPLRNLRVSVTDRCNLRCQYCMPEEEYAWLPRKDLLTFEEIRELVGIFTELGVDKVRLTGGEPLLRRDLPTLVRMLADTPRIRDLAITTNGVLLADQAGALCDAGLHRVTVSLDSLRPERFKALTRRDTHDRVLGGIEAVRRVGFRGTKLDSVIIRGVNEDELVDLVEYAKRVGAEVRFIEYMDVGGATDWSMDRVVSRATMLETLTRHYGPIEPVIEASSAPADRFRLPDGTIFGIIASTTTPFCRSCDRSRLTADGTWYLCLYAQKGVDLRTPLRAGAPRADIKALIASTWIDRRDRGAEERKALEAGGVRGVLIQIEGLRQDPRLEMHTRGG from the coding sequence ATGCCATACCTCGACGCCCCGCGGCCCACCATGGATACCCTGGGCCGGCCGCTGCGCAACCTGCGCGTGTCGGTGACGGACCGCTGCAACTTGCGCTGCCAGTACTGCATGCCCGAGGAGGAGTACGCCTGGCTGCCCCGCAAGGACCTCCTCACCTTCGAGGAGATCCGGGAGCTGGTCGGCATCTTCACCGAGCTCGGGGTCGACAAGGTGCGTCTCACGGGAGGAGAGCCGCTGCTGCGCCGGGACCTGCCGACCCTGGTGCGGATGCTCGCCGACACGCCCCGAATCCGCGACCTGGCGATCACCACCAACGGCGTCCTGCTGGCCGATCAGGCCGGAGCGCTCTGCGACGCGGGCCTGCACCGCGTGACCGTCAGCCTCGACTCGCTCCGGCCGGAGCGCTTCAAGGCGCTGACGCGGCGGGACACGCACGACCGGGTGCTCGGGGGCATCGAGGCTGTCCGGAGAGTCGGCTTCCGGGGCACCAAGCTCGACAGCGTGATCATCCGAGGGGTCAACGAGGACGAGCTGGTCGACCTGGTCGAGTACGCCAAGCGGGTGGGCGCCGAAGTCCGCTTCATCGAGTACATGGACGTGGGGGGCGCGACTGACTGGTCGATGGACCGCGTCGTCTCCCGGGCGACCATGCTCGAGACCCTGACCCGCCATTACGGCCCCATCGAGCCGGTCATCGAAGCGAGCTCGGCACCGGCGGACCGCTTCCGTCTGCCCGACGGGACGATCTTCGGGATCATCGCCTCCACCACGACCCCGTTCTGTCGAAGCTGCGACCGGAGCCGGCTCACGGCGGACGGCACCTGGTACCTCTGCCTCTACGCCCAGAAGGGCGTCGACCTCCGGACGCCGCTCCGGGCCGGCGCCCCGCGCGCCGACATCAAGGCCCTCATCGCCTCGACGTGGATCGACCGGCGGGACCGCGGGGCGGAGGAGCGCAAGGCCCTCGAGGCGGGGGGTGTGCGGGGCGTGCTGATCCAGATCGAGGGGCTCCGGCAGGATCCCCGGCTGGAGATGCACACGAGGGGAGGTTGA
- a CDS encoding aldo/keto reductase, translated as MISRPFGPTGKPVAVIGQGTWHMGEARGSRKDEVAALRLGIELGLTHIDTAEMYGDGGAERVVAEAVAGRRGDVFIATKVLPSNASHAGTLRACEHSLKRLRIDYVDLYLLHWWSGEHPVAETMRAMEELVARGLVRFIGVSNFDVGQIKAAQAALRRERLACNQVLYHLRDREIEKAVLPYCEAQEIAVVGYTPLARGGYMSGAAAEVARRHGRTPRQVALNFLTRRPALFTIPKASRPDHVRENAAALDFALTEADLRAIDAAF; from the coding sequence TTGATCAGCCGGCCCTTCGGCCCCACCGGGAAGCCAGTGGCCGTCATCGGTCAGGGAACCTGGCACATGGGTGAGGCCCGCGGCTCGCGGAAGGACGAGGTCGCGGCCCTGCGGCTCGGAATCGAGCTCGGCCTCACCCACATCGACACCGCCGAGATGTACGGCGACGGCGGCGCCGAGCGGGTCGTCGCCGAGGCCGTCGCGGGCCGGCGGGGCGACGTCTTCATCGCGACCAAGGTGCTTCCGTCCAATGCCTCCCACGCCGGCACGCTGCGGGCCTGCGAGCACTCCCTCAAACGTCTCCGCATCGACTACGTCGACCTCTACCTCCTCCACTGGTGGAGCGGCGAGCACCCGGTCGCCGAGACGATGCGCGCGATGGAGGAGCTGGTCGCCCGGGGTCTCGTGCGCTTCATCGGGGTGAGCAACTTCGACGTCGGGCAGATCAAGGCCGCCCAGGCCGCGCTCCGGCGCGAGCGGCTGGCTTGCAATCAGGTCCTCTATCACCTTCGCGACCGCGAGATCGAGAAGGCCGTCCTACCGTACTGCGAGGCGCAGGAGATCGCGGTGGTGGGGTACACGCCGCTGGCCCGGGGCGGCTACATGAGCGGGGCGGCCGCCGAGGTCGCCAGGCGCCACGGCCGGACGCCGCGTCAGGTCGCCCTCAACTTCCTGACCCGGCGCCCGGCCCTCTTCACGATCCCGAAGGCGAGCCGCCCGGACCACGTCCGGGAGAACGCGGCGGCGCTCGACTTCGCGCTGACGGAGGCGGACCTCCGGGCCATCGACGCCGCGTTCTGA
- a CDS encoding SDR family NAD(P)-dependent oxidoreductase, which yields MAGSRPLEGQVAWVTGSSRGLGRAMATHLGRLGAAVAVHGTTLTSARAFGEAESLEQVARDVAAETGSRVVAVWADLTDPTAVKAAAAQIRAALGPIDILVNNAGGDIGPAGAMGPRGGKPEQNDCVFISVEDLRAVLDRNLLSCILVCREVVPEMMERRAGRIVNIGSVAGLSGRAQGAMYATAKAAVHEYTRCLAAQLRVFDIPVNCVAPGGTLSPRFLATGQADPGVLEKGDVLEGYGRAEDIARAVEFFVTAAGRHVSGQVLRVDGGEQTWPA from the coding sequence ATGGCCGGCAGCCGACCGCTGGAGGGGCAGGTCGCCTGGGTCACGGGATCCTCGCGCGGGCTGGGCCGGGCGATGGCCACCCATCTCGGCCGGCTCGGCGCCGCGGTGGCGGTGCACGGCACGACCCTGACCTCGGCGCGTGCCTTCGGCGAGGCGGAGTCTCTCGAGCAAGTGGCCCGTGACGTGGCGGCCGAGACGGGGAGCCGGGTCGTCGCGGTCTGGGCGGACCTCACCGATCCGACGGCGGTGAAGGCGGCGGCCGCCCAGATCCGGGCGGCGCTCGGGCCGATCGACATCCTGGTGAACAATGCCGGAGGCGACATCGGGCCGGCCGGCGCCATGGGCCCGCGAGGCGGCAAGCCCGAGCAGAACGACTGCGTGTTCATCTCCGTCGAGGACCTCCGGGCCGTTCTGGATCGCAATCTCTTGTCGTGCATCCTGGTCTGTCGCGAGGTGGTGCCCGAGATGATGGAACGGCGCGCGGGCCGCATCGTGAACATCGGCAGTGTGGCCGGGCTCTCCGGCCGGGCCCAGGGCGCGATGTACGCCACCGCCAAGGCCGCGGTGCACGAGTACACGCGGTGTCTGGCCGCGCAGCTCCGCGTCTTCGATATCCCCGTCAACTGCGTCGCCCCGGGCGGGACGCTCTCGCCGCGCTTCCTGGCCACCGGCCAGGCGGATCCCGGGGTCCTGGAGAAGGGCGACGTGCTGGAAGGGTACGGGCGAGCCGAGGACATCGCCCGAGCCGTCGAGTTCTTCGTGACTGCGGCCGGCCGTCACGTCTCGGGCCAGGTCCTCCGGGTCGACGGCGGCGAGCAGACCTGGCCGGCCTGA
- a CDS encoding ABC transporter permease, giving the protein MAAARPVRVRRWMLLRRAASARLAPFGAVVMLVTLGVAVLAPLLAPYDPLKQELGNSLARPGRAHLLGTDNIGRDVLSRVIWGTRISLVAGFVSVAMATVAGSLLGLVAGYWGGRTDGLVMRLMDAVLSFPPLVLALALGAVLGADLTGVLIALGVVYTPTFARLMRGQVLTIKAREYVDAARGLGAPGWRIAWRHVLPNAATPIVVQASLSVAFAILAEASLSFLGLGIQPPEASWGSMINAGRGYLQQAPWIVFGPGAALFVTVLGLNFLGDAVRDALDPRSAS; this is encoded by the coding sequence ATGGCGGCCGCCCGGCCGGTCCGGGTGCGGCGCTGGATGCTGCTGCGCCGCGCGGCCAGTGCCCGGCTGGCGCCGTTCGGGGCGGTGGTGATGCTGGTGACGCTGGGGGTGGCGGTGCTGGCGCCGCTGCTGGCGCCCTACGACCCGCTCAAGCAGGAGCTCGGCAACAGCCTGGCCCGGCCGGGTCGGGCTCACCTCCTGGGGACCGACAACATCGGGCGCGACGTGCTCTCGCGCGTGATCTGGGGCACGCGGATCTCGCTGGTCGCCGGCTTCGTCTCGGTGGCCATGGCGACGGTGGCCGGCAGCCTGCTGGGCCTGGTGGCCGGCTACTGGGGCGGGCGGACCGACGGGCTGGTGATGCGGCTGATGGACGCCGTCCTCTCCTTCCCGCCGCTGGTGCTGGCGCTGGCTCTCGGCGCCGTGCTCGGGGCGGACCTGACCGGCGTCCTGATCGCCCTGGGCGTGGTCTACACTCCCACCTTCGCGCGACTGATGCGGGGCCAGGTGCTGACCATCAAGGCCCGCGAATACGTCGACGCCGCGCGTGGACTGGGGGCGCCCGGCTGGCGGATCGCCTGGCGCCACGTGCTGCCGAACGCGGCCACGCCGATCGTGGTCCAGGCGTCGCTGAGCGTGGCGTTCGCCATCCTCGCCGAGGCCTCGCTCTCGTTCCTGGGGCTTGGCATCCAGCCACCGGAGGCCTCCTGGGGCAGCATGATCAACGCCGGCCGCGGCTACCTCCAGCAGGCCCCCTGGATCGTCTTCGGGCCGGGCGCCGCGCTGTTCGTGACCGTGCTGGGGCTGAACTTCCTGGGCGACGCCGTCCGTGACGCGCTCGACCCCCGCTCCGCGAGCTGA
- a CDS encoding ABC transporter permease — translation MGRFVLRRLIATIPVLLLVTAGVFALIHLTPGDPIDAMMAESVDATVKATLRRELGLDQPIPVQYVAWMGRLLQGDLGRSIRNREPVIENVGRRIRPSLQLAVFAMTIALLVAFPVGIVSAARRNTPVDGVGTTFALFGICMPNFLVALLLIFFFGVTLRWLPVSGYTDPFEEPLNGLRSLTLPAITLGLALAAVITRTLRSSLLEALAEDYVRTARAKGLSERMVLRRHALKNSLIPVVTLLGLQLGTLIGGAVITEYVFALPGVGRLVVDAVFARDYPLVQGVVLLIAIGFILSNLVVDLVYGWLDPRIRYR, via the coding sequence GTGGGCCGCTTCGTCCTCCGCCGCCTGATCGCGACCATCCCGGTCCTGCTGCTCGTCACCGCCGGCGTGTTCGCGCTGATTCACCTGACGCCGGGGGATCCGATCGACGCCATGATGGCGGAGTCGGTGGACGCCACGGTGAAGGCGACCCTCCGGCGGGAGCTCGGGCTGGATCAGCCGATCCCCGTCCAGTACGTGGCCTGGATGGGACGGCTCCTGCAGGGCGACCTCGGGCGCTCCATCCGCAATCGCGAGCCGGTCATCGAGAACGTCGGCCGCCGCATCCGGCCCAGCCTGCAGCTCGCGGTGTTCGCGATGACCATCGCGCTGCTGGTGGCGTTCCCCGTCGGGATCGTCTCGGCCGCTCGCCGCAACACGCCGGTCGATGGCGTCGGCACCACGTTCGCGCTGTTCGGGATCTGCATGCCGAATTTCCTCGTTGCCCTCCTGCTGATCTTCTTCTTCGGCGTGACGCTCCGCTGGCTGCCGGTCTCCGGCTACACCGATCCCTTCGAGGAGCCGCTGAACGGACTGCGTTCGCTCACGCTGCCGGCCATCACCCTGGGCCTGGCGCTGGCCGCCGTGATCACGCGGACCTTGCGCTCCAGCTTGCTCGAGGCGCTGGCCGAAGACTACGTCCGCACCGCCCGGGCCAAGGGGCTGTCCGAGCGGATGGTCCTCCGTCGCCACGCGCTCAAGAACAGCTTGATCCCGGTCGTCACCTTGCTCGGGCTCCAGCTCGGGACGCTGATCGGCGGCGCCGTGATCACCGAGTACGTGTTCGCCCTGCCGGGGGTCGGCCGTCTGGTCGTGGATGCCGTCTTCGCGCGGGACTACCCGCTGGTCCAGGGCGTGGTCCTGCTGATCGCCATCGGCTTCATCCTGTCGAACCTGGTGGTCGACCTGGTCTACGGCTGGCTCGACCCGAGGATCAGATATCGCTGA